The following coding sequences lie in one Kribbella sp. NBC_00709 genomic window:
- a CDS encoding carbohydrate ABC transporter permease, translating to MTTSQRPPWMEAPSRAGLAIKGLVIAIVCLLVLYPFVNIVATSLAGESEITRRGGIIALFPSEPTLAAYRTIFAGGVVSHALLVSAGITVIGTALNLVVTIALAYGLSRPIVGGRFVLTAILFTMLFGAGIIPNFLLVKALGLYDSYAALIVPGLVSAFNFLVLRNFFQNIPAELLDSARIDGAGDFAILIRIVLPLSKAVLAVVALFYAVGHWNAFFNALLYLNDTGKWPLPLVLRLYVLQGQPVGGGTESPGEAVASIQAVQMAVVVVALVPILCVYPFLQRYFTKGVLTGAIKG from the coding sequence ATGACGACCTCGCAACGGCCTCCGTGGATGGAGGCGCCGTCCAGGGCCGGCCTGGCGATCAAGGGTCTCGTGATCGCGATCGTCTGCCTGCTGGTGCTGTATCCGTTCGTCAACATCGTCGCCACGAGTCTGGCCGGCGAGTCCGAGATCACCCGGCGCGGCGGCATCATCGCGTTGTTCCCGAGCGAGCCGACGCTGGCGGCGTACCGGACGATCTTCGCGGGCGGGGTGGTGAGCCACGCGCTGCTGGTCAGCGCGGGCATCACGGTCATCGGTACGGCGCTGAACCTGGTCGTCACCATCGCGCTGGCGTACGGGCTCAGCCGGCCGATCGTCGGCGGGCGGTTCGTGCTCACCGCCATCCTGTTCACGATGCTGTTCGGCGCCGGCATCATCCCGAACTTCCTGCTGGTCAAAGCGCTCGGCCTCTACGACTCGTACGCCGCGCTGATCGTGCCGGGCCTGGTCAGCGCGTTCAACTTCCTCGTGCTGCGCAACTTCTTCCAGAACATCCCGGCCGAGCTACTGGACAGCGCCCGGATCGACGGGGCCGGCGATTTCGCGATCCTGATCCGGATCGTGCTGCCGCTGTCGAAGGCGGTCCTCGCGGTCGTCGCGCTGTTCTACGCGGTCGGCCACTGGAACGCGTTCTTCAACGCCTTGCTGTACCTCAACGACACCGGCAAGTGGCCGTTGCCGCTCGTACTTCGTCTCTACGTCCTGCAGGGCCAGCCGGTCGGCGGCGGTACCGAGTCTCCCGGCGAGGCGGTGGCGTCGATCCAGGCCGTGCAGATGGCCGTCGTCGTTGTCGCGCTCGTCCCGATCCTCTGCGTCTACCCGTTCCTGCAGCGCTACTTCACCAAGGGCGTACTCACCGGCGCCATCAAGGGTTAG